One part of the Diadema setosum chromosome 22, eeDiaSeto1, whole genome shotgun sequence genome encodes these proteins:
- the LOC140245590 gene encoding uncharacterized protein: MAQGSVADIDTELAELVLLEEVKRCVHPDQRQYLEEREVNGARRAAVLLDEYVLTHKGTFKLSSSKKGGQGVPRKGAVAPSIPKPDLDQKPNKACFYCKKDGHVMSACWKLKKKREKEGISNPKALPDAFAITRTEHLPSFERVAENYRPFISSGWRPPDATSDEDFRDIHQVVVPKMYRKEIISLAHEAPLAGHLGINKTQEKVLRYFFWPGLRHDVAEFCRSCHVCQVVGKPNQKIPPAPLRPIPAFEEPFSRVIVDCVGPLPRTKSGNQYLLTMMCASTRFPEAIPLRTITAKNVCKALVKFFTMVGLPKCVQSDQGSNFTSKIFQQVMSELGVECRNSSAYHPQSQGALERFHQTLKNMMRVYCSEHEKEWDEGIPLLLFAVRESVQESLGFSPFELVFGHSVRGPLKILQEKILVEPESNLLDYVCQFKDRLSCTRELAAGHLKAAQSNMKRLFDRKVKERHFEPGSKVLVLLPLQGDALKARYAGPLLNSKTKSDSYPLPRIDDCIDRVGNAKYVSKFDLLKGYWQVPISERAKELSAFVTPDGFFQYKVMPFGMKNAPATFQRLINTVTSGLVGCEAYLDDIIVYSHTWEDHLLRVRALFDRLTSANLTVNLRKCEFARAKVVFLGHIVGHGSVKPVEAKVETILNFPRPQSKRELRRFLGMTGYYRKFCHNFADAATPLTNMLRKDSQFDWSDDCQVAFNRLKAMLASSPVLAAPNFDKQFILMVDASFTVLEQKCQEIRNVEMFVRPNS; encoded by the exons ATGGCCCAAGGAAGTGTGGCCGACATTGATACAGAGCTCGCTG AGTTGGTATTGTTAGAGGAGGTGAAGAGGTGTGTTCACCCAGATCAGCGGCAGTACCTGGAGGAAAGGGAAGTGAATGGTGCCAGGAGAGCTGCTGTCCTCCTTGATGAGTATGTGCTTACCCACAAgggtactttcaaactttcttcaagCAAGAAAGGAGGCCAGGGTGTGCCAAGAAAAGGAGCTGTTGCTCCGAGCATTCCCAAGCCCGATCTTGATCAAAAGCCGAACAAGGCTTGCTTCTATTGCAAGAAGGATGGACATGTGATGTCAGCTTgctggaagttgaagaagaagcgagaaaaagaggggattaGCAACCCCAAAGCATTGCCAGATGCTTTTGCTATCACTCGCACAGAGCATCTGCCATCGTTTGAACGGGTGGCAGAGAATTACAGACCTTTCATATCTTCAGG GTGGCGCCCTCCTGATGCCACaagtgatgaggattttcgaGATATTCATCAAGTAGTGGTACCAAAGATGTACCGGAAGGAGATTATATCTCTTGCCCATGAAGCACCATTGGCAGGTCATTTGGGGATCAACAAAACCCAAGAGAAGGTGCTTCGATATTTCTTCTGGCCAGGTTTGCGACATGACGTCGCAGAGTTTTGTCGGTCTTGCCATGTGTGTCAGGTAGTTGGCAAGCCAAACCAGAAGATTCCCCCTGCCCCTTTAAGGCCAATTCCGGCCTTCGAAGAACCGTTTAGTCGGGTCATTGTGGATTGTGTCGGTCCTCTTCCAAGGACAAAGTCGGGTAATCAGTATTTGCTGACGATGATGTGTGCATCTACCCGCTTCCCCGAGGCAATTCCATTACGGACAATTACTGCCAAGAATGTCTGTAAAGCTCTTGTGAAGTTCTTCACAATGGTAGGACTTCCAAAGTGTGTTCAGTCAGACCAAGGGTCTAATTTCACATCCAAAATCTTCCAACAGGTGATGAGTGAGTTAGGTGTAGAATGTAGGAACTCAAGTGCTTACCATCCACAGAGCCAGGGAGCTCTTGAACGCTTTCACCAAACCTTGAAGAATATGATGCGTGTGTACTGCAGTGAGCATGAGAAAGAGTGGGATGAGGGTATTCCTCTCCTCTTGTTTGCAGTTCGAGAATCGGTCCAGGAATCTCTTGGATTTAGTCCTTTCGAGCTGGTCTTTGGGCACTCAGTTCGTGGTCCCTTGAAGATCTTGCAAGAAAAGATCTTGGTTGAGCCAGAGTCCAACCTATTGGACTATGTGTGTCAGTTCAAGGATAGACTTTCTTGTACTCGTGAATTAGCTGCAGGTCATCTGAAGGCAGCTCAGTCTAACATGAAGAGACTGTTTGATCGGAAGGTGAAAGAAAGGCATTTTGAGCCTGGTTCTAAAGTTCTTGTGTTGCTCCCTCTTCAAGGAGATGCCTTGAAGGCTAGATATGCAGGGCC GTTGCTCAATTCGAAAACAAAGTCAGACTCGTACCCTTTGCCCCGCATCGATGATTGTATTGATCGCGTAGGGAATGCCAAATACGTCAGTAAGTTTGACCTTTTGAAGGGGTACTGGCAGGTTCCCATCAGTGAAAGAGCGAAAGAACTGTCTGCATTCGTGACTCCTGACGGATTCTTCCAATACAAAGTGATGCCGTTCGGGATGAAGAACGCGCCCGCTACATTCCAGAGACTCATCAACACCGTCACGTCTGGCTTGGTGGGATGCGAGGCGTATCTCGACGACATCATAGTGTACAGCCATACATGGGAGGACCACCTTCTGAGAGTCAGAGCACTGTTTGACCGCTTGACCAGTGCCAACCTTACggtgaacttgaggaaatgtgagTTCGCCCGAGCAAAAGTCGTGTTCCTGGGTCACATTGTGGGACATGGTTCCGTCAAGCCTGTTGAAGCAAAGGTGGAGACGATCCTGAACTTTCCCCGCCCACAGAGTAAGCGAGAGCTGAGACGATTTCTGGGCATGACTGGCTATTATCGGAAGTTCTGCCATAATTTCGCTGATGCTGCAACACCGCTCACCAACATGTTGCGGAAAGACTCGCAGTTCGACTGGTCAGATGACTGTCAAGTTGCTTTCAACCGGCTGAAGGCAATGCTAGCGAGTTCTCCGGTTCTTGCAGCGCCGAACTTCGACAAGCAGTTCATTCTTATGGTGGACGCGA GCTTTACAGTACTTGAACAGAAGTGTCAAGAAATCAGAAATGTAGAGATGTTTGTCAGACCAAACAGTTGA